A section of the Mangifera indica cultivar Alphonso chromosome 12, CATAS_Mindica_2.1, whole genome shotgun sequence genome encodes:
- the LOC123193299 gene encoding pullulanase 1, chloroplastic isoform X2, which yields MSLLLSSSAHRPTSNVHFYLSLPPSATRHSFPIRRRCTSHSSLAITFRSRRNEALHCCCCSSMPLQISTSSSQKQDCLFSSRAYWVSETTIAWNVDAPDGFCYLYASKAAALSIDYQGIKGEDVRIKLQEDSGGLPANVVEKFPHIRDYRTFKVPPTTDAKSLVKCQLAVATFSSDGKCSDATGLQLPGILDDLFSYDGPLGAVFSEETVSLYLWAPTAQVVCACIYRDPLDENPLEIVPLKEINGIWSIKGPKSWEGCYYVYEVSVFHPSTLQVEKCYANDPYARGLSSDGRRTLLVNVDSDSLKPEGWDRLANEKPDIASFSDISIYELHVRDFSVNDHTVHPDFRGGYLAFTMQDSAGVLHLKKLSNAGITHVHLLPTFQFAGVDDEKEKWKNVDTKVLEKLLPDSTEQQAQITAIQDDDAYNWGYNPVLWGVPKGSYACNPRGPCRTMEFRKMVQALNQIGLRVVLDVVYNHLHGSGPLDENSVLDKIVPGYYLRMNTDGFIENSTCVNNTASEHYMVERLIVDDLLSWAVNYKVDGFRFDLMGHIMKRTMVKAKRALHSLTKEMHGVDGSSIYIYGEGWDFGEVAKNGRGINASQFNICGTGIGSFNDRIRDAMLGGSPFGPPLQQGFVTGLLLQPNGHDHGTVSNQEQMLAAAKDHIQVGLAANLRDYVLTNSNGKEVKGSEVLTYDGTPVAYTLCPTETVNYVSAHDNETLFDIVNLKTPMEISVDERCRINHLATSIIALGQGIPFFHSGDEILRSKSLDRDSYNSGDWFNRLDFTCNSNNWAVGLPPKQKNEHNWPLIRPRLADPSFRPQRSHILAALDNFTEVLRIRYSSPLFRLRTANAIQQRVRFHNTGPPSVPGIIVMSIEDGHDGLPGLTQLDSNYSYIVVIFNACPTEVSFCNFALRGRNLQLHPIQMMSVHEVVKNSSYEASLGCFNVPPRTTSVFVEPRKTEQYAVGTPNNS from the exons ATGTCTCTGTTGCTATCATCATCTGCTCATCGTCCAACTTCCAATGTTCATTTCTATCTCTCTCTTCCTCCGTCTGCCACGCGTCATTCATTCCCTATACGACGCCGTTGCACCTCTCATTCATCTCTTGCCATCACCTTCCGTAGCAGAAGAAACGAAGCTCTTCACTGTTGTTGCTGCTCCTCTATGCCGCTTCAAATCTCTACCTCATCTTCTCAG AAGCAGGATTGTTTGTTTTCCTCAAGAGCATACTGGGTTAGTGAAACTACAATTGCGTGGAATGTGGATGCCCCAGATGGGTTCTGCTATTTGTATGCTAGTAAAGCAGCTGCTTTATCGATTGATTATCAAGGGATTAAAG GTGAGGACGTGAGAATTAAGCTTCAAGAGGACAGCGGTGGCCTCCCAGCAAAT GTGGTTGAAAAGTTTCCTCATATTCGAGATTATAGAACTTTTAAAGTGCCTCCTACTACAGATGCTAAATCGCTCGTCAAATGTCAGTTAGCAGTTGCTACTTTCAGTT CTGATGGGAAATGTAGTGATGCTACTGGTTTACAGTTACCGGGTATCCTGGATGACCTATTCTCATATGATGGTCCTCTTGGTGCTGTTTTTTCAGAAGAAACTGTCTCACTTTACCTTTGGGCGCCTACTGCTCAA GTTGTATGTGCCTGCATCTATCGGGATCCATTAGATGAAAATCCCCTAGAAATTGTCCCGCTTAAGGAGATTAATGGCATTTGGAGTATTAAAGGACCGAAAAGCTGGGAAGGTTGTTATTATGTCTATGAAGTATCTGTCTTCCATCCTAGCACATTGCAAGTTGAAAAATGCTATGCAAATGATCCATATGCTAGAGG GCTTTCATCAGATGGCAGACGAACATTGTTGGTCAATGTTGATTCTGATTCTCTAAAACCAGAAGGATGGGATAGATTGGCAAATGAGAAACCTGATATAGCTTCTTTCTCCGACATAAGTATATATGAGTTACATGTACGAGACTTCAG TGTCAATGACCACACTGTGCATCCTGACTTTCGAGGTGGTTATCTAGCCTTTACCATGCAG GACTCAGCAGGTGTACTTCACCTGAAGAAATTATCCAATGCTGGTATTACTCATGTCCATCTCCTTCCAACCTTCCAGTTTGCTGGTGTTGATGATGAGAAAGAGAAATGGAAGAATGTGG ATACCAAGGTGCTGGAAAAGTTACTGCCTGATTCAACTGAGCAACAAGCTCAAATAACAGCCATTCAAGATGATGATGCATATAACTGGGG gtacAATCCTGTTCTATGGGGGGTTCCTAAGGGAAGCTATGCTTGCAACCCACGAGGTCCTTGCCGTACAATGGAGTTCAGAAAGATGGTTCAg GCACTTAACCAAATTGGCCTTCGTGTTGTGTTGGATGTTGTCTACAATCATTTACATGGAAGTGGGCCTTTGGATGAGAATTCTGTTCTTGATAAG ATTGTGCCAGGTTACTATCTGAGAATGAACACTGATGGTTTTATTGAGAACAGTACATGTGTAAATAACACCGCTAGCGAGCATTATATGGTTGAGCGCTTGATTGTTGATGATCTTTTGTCTTGGGCAGTTAATTATAag GTTGATGGGTTCCGGTTTGACCTTATGGGTCATATAATGAAGAGAACAATG GTGAAAGCAAAAAGAGCACTTCATAGCCTGACAAAGGAAATGCATGGAGTGGATGGTTCAAGTATCTATAT ATATGGTGAAGGATGGGACTTTGGTGAAGTTGCTAAAAATGGACGTGGCATAAATGCTTCTCAATTCAATATATGTGGGACTGGAATTGGGAG TTTTAATGATCGAATTCGTGATGCAATGCTTGGTGGATCTCCATTTGGCCCTCCTCTTCAACAGGGATTTGTTACTGGTTTATTGCTGCag CCCAATGGTCATGACCATGGCACAGTATCTAATCAAGAACAAATGCTTGCTGCTGCAAAGGACCACATCCAG GTTGGGTTGGCTGCAAACTTGAGAGATTATGTACTTACTAATTCTAATGGGAAAGAG GTTAAAGGATCTGAAGTTCTAACTTATGATGGGACACCTGTTGCTTATACATTATGCCCCACGGAGACA GTTAATTATGTTTCTGCTCATGACAATGAAACCCTATTTGACATTGTGAACCTTAAG ACCCCAATGGAAATATCTGTTGATGAGAGATGCAGGATAAATCATTTGGCGACAAGTATAATTGCACTCGGACAG ggAATACCCTTTTTTCATTCTGGTGATGAAATCCTACGCTCAAAATCACTTGACCGTGATTCATACAATTCTGGTGATTGGTTCAACAG gtTAGATTTTACTTGCAATTCAAACAATTGGGCTGTGGGCCTTCCTCCTAAACAGAAAAACGAACATAATTGGCCATT AATAAGACCAAGATTGGCTGATCCATCTTTCAGGCCTCAAAGGAGTCACATCCTTGCAGCATTGGATAATTTTACAGAAGTATTACGTATTCGGTACTCTTCTCCACTTTTTCGTTTGAGGACAGCGAATGCTATCCAG CAACGGGTACGTTTTCATAACACTGGTCCACCATCAGTCCCTGGTATTATAGTGATGAGCATTGAAGATGGTCATGACGGCCTCCCTGGGTTAACCCAATTGGATTCGAA CTATTCATACATTGTGGTAATCTTCAATGCATGTCCAACTGAGGTATCATTTTGCAACTTTGCACTACGTGGAAGAAATCTTCAACTTCATCCTATACAG ATGATGTCGGTTCATGAAGTGGTAAAAAACTCATCCTATGAAGCATCCTTAGGTTGCTTCAACGTGCCTCCAAGGACAACATCTGTATTTGTGGAGCCTCGGAAAACTGAGCAGTATGCTGTCGGAACACCAAATAATTCTTAA
- the LOC123193299 gene encoding pullulanase 1, chloroplastic isoform X3, which translates to MSLLLSSSAHRPTSNVHFYLSLPPSATRHSFPIRRRCTSHSSLAITFRSRRNEALHCCCCSSMPLQISTSSSQDDQKQDCLFSSRAYWVSETTIAWNVDAPDGFCYLYASKAAALSIDYQGIKGEDVRIKLQEDSGGLPANVVEKFPHIRDYRTFKVPPTTDAKSLVKCQLAVATFSSDGKCSDATGLQLPGILDDLFSYDGPLGAVFSEETVSLYLWAPTAQVVCACIYRDPLDENPLEIVPLKEINGIWSIKGPKSWEGCYYVYEVSVFHPSTLQVEKCYANDPYARGLSSDGRRTLLVNVDSDSLKPEGWDRLANEKPDIASFSDISIYELHVRDFSVNDHTVHPDFRGGYLAFTMQDSAGVLHLKKLSNAGITHVHLLPTFQFAGVDDEKEKWKNVDTKVLEKLLPDSTEQQAQITAIQDDDAYNWGYNPVLWGVPKGSYACNPRGPCRTMEFRKMVQALNQIGLRVVLDVVYNHLHGSGPLDENSVLDKIVPGYYLRMNTDGFIENSTCVNNTASEHYMVERLIVDDLLSWAVNYKVDGFRFDLMGHIMKRTMVKAKRALHSLTKEMHGVDGSSIYIYGEGWDFGEVAKNGRGINASQFNICGTGIGSFNDRIRDAMLGGSPFGPPLQQGFVTGLLLQVGLAANLRDYVLTNSNGKEVKGSEVLTYDGTPVAYTLCPTETVNYVSAHDNETLFDIVNLKTPMEISVDERCRINHLATSIIALGQGIPFFHSGDEILRSKSLDRDSYNSGDWFNRLDFTCNSNNWAVGLPPKQKNEHNWPLIRPRLADPSFRPQRSHILAALDNFTEVLRIRYSSPLFRLRTANAIQQRVRFHNTGPPSVPGIIVMSIEDGHDGLPGLTQLDSNYSYIVVIFNACPTEVSFCNFALRGRNLQLHPIQMMSVHEVVKNSSYEASLGCFNVPPRTTSVFVEPRKTEQYAVGTPNNS; encoded by the exons ATGTCTCTGTTGCTATCATCATCTGCTCATCGTCCAACTTCCAATGTTCATTTCTATCTCTCTCTTCCTCCGTCTGCCACGCGTCATTCATTCCCTATACGACGCCGTTGCACCTCTCATTCATCTCTTGCCATCACCTTCCGTAGCAGAAGAAACGAAGCTCTTCACTGTTGTTGCTGCTCCTCTATGCCGCTTCAAATCTCTACCTCATCTTCTCAG gaTGATCAGAAGCAGGATTGTTTGTTTTCCTCAAGAGCATACTGGGTTAGTGAAACTACAATTGCGTGGAATGTGGATGCCCCAGATGGGTTCTGCTATTTGTATGCTAGTAAAGCAGCTGCTTTATCGATTGATTATCAAGGGATTAAAG GTGAGGACGTGAGAATTAAGCTTCAAGAGGACAGCGGTGGCCTCCCAGCAAAT GTGGTTGAAAAGTTTCCTCATATTCGAGATTATAGAACTTTTAAAGTGCCTCCTACTACAGATGCTAAATCGCTCGTCAAATGTCAGTTAGCAGTTGCTACTTTCAGTT CTGATGGGAAATGTAGTGATGCTACTGGTTTACAGTTACCGGGTATCCTGGATGACCTATTCTCATATGATGGTCCTCTTGGTGCTGTTTTTTCAGAAGAAACTGTCTCACTTTACCTTTGGGCGCCTACTGCTCAA GTTGTATGTGCCTGCATCTATCGGGATCCATTAGATGAAAATCCCCTAGAAATTGTCCCGCTTAAGGAGATTAATGGCATTTGGAGTATTAAAGGACCGAAAAGCTGGGAAGGTTGTTATTATGTCTATGAAGTATCTGTCTTCCATCCTAGCACATTGCAAGTTGAAAAATGCTATGCAAATGATCCATATGCTAGAGG GCTTTCATCAGATGGCAGACGAACATTGTTGGTCAATGTTGATTCTGATTCTCTAAAACCAGAAGGATGGGATAGATTGGCAAATGAGAAACCTGATATAGCTTCTTTCTCCGACATAAGTATATATGAGTTACATGTACGAGACTTCAG TGTCAATGACCACACTGTGCATCCTGACTTTCGAGGTGGTTATCTAGCCTTTACCATGCAG GACTCAGCAGGTGTACTTCACCTGAAGAAATTATCCAATGCTGGTATTACTCATGTCCATCTCCTTCCAACCTTCCAGTTTGCTGGTGTTGATGATGAGAAAGAGAAATGGAAGAATGTGG ATACCAAGGTGCTGGAAAAGTTACTGCCTGATTCAACTGAGCAACAAGCTCAAATAACAGCCATTCAAGATGATGATGCATATAACTGGGG gtacAATCCTGTTCTATGGGGGGTTCCTAAGGGAAGCTATGCTTGCAACCCACGAGGTCCTTGCCGTACAATGGAGTTCAGAAAGATGGTTCAg GCACTTAACCAAATTGGCCTTCGTGTTGTGTTGGATGTTGTCTACAATCATTTACATGGAAGTGGGCCTTTGGATGAGAATTCTGTTCTTGATAAG ATTGTGCCAGGTTACTATCTGAGAATGAACACTGATGGTTTTATTGAGAACAGTACATGTGTAAATAACACCGCTAGCGAGCATTATATGGTTGAGCGCTTGATTGTTGATGATCTTTTGTCTTGGGCAGTTAATTATAag GTTGATGGGTTCCGGTTTGACCTTATGGGTCATATAATGAAGAGAACAATG GTGAAAGCAAAAAGAGCACTTCATAGCCTGACAAAGGAAATGCATGGAGTGGATGGTTCAAGTATCTATAT ATATGGTGAAGGATGGGACTTTGGTGAAGTTGCTAAAAATGGACGTGGCATAAATGCTTCTCAATTCAATATATGTGGGACTGGAATTGGGAG TTTTAATGATCGAATTCGTGATGCAATGCTTGGTGGATCTCCATTTGGCCCTCCTCTTCAACAGGGATTTGTTACTGGTTTATTGCTGCag GTTGGGTTGGCTGCAAACTTGAGAGATTATGTACTTACTAATTCTAATGGGAAAGAG GTTAAAGGATCTGAAGTTCTAACTTATGATGGGACACCTGTTGCTTATACATTATGCCCCACGGAGACA GTTAATTATGTTTCTGCTCATGACAATGAAACCCTATTTGACATTGTGAACCTTAAG ACCCCAATGGAAATATCTGTTGATGAGAGATGCAGGATAAATCATTTGGCGACAAGTATAATTGCACTCGGACAG ggAATACCCTTTTTTCATTCTGGTGATGAAATCCTACGCTCAAAATCACTTGACCGTGATTCATACAATTCTGGTGATTGGTTCAACAG gtTAGATTTTACTTGCAATTCAAACAATTGGGCTGTGGGCCTTCCTCCTAAACAGAAAAACGAACATAATTGGCCATT AATAAGACCAAGATTGGCTGATCCATCTTTCAGGCCTCAAAGGAGTCACATCCTTGCAGCATTGGATAATTTTACAGAAGTATTACGTATTCGGTACTCTTCTCCACTTTTTCGTTTGAGGACAGCGAATGCTATCCAG CAACGGGTACGTTTTCATAACACTGGTCCACCATCAGTCCCTGGTATTATAGTGATGAGCATTGAAGATGGTCATGACGGCCTCCCTGGGTTAACCCAATTGGATTCGAA CTATTCATACATTGTGGTAATCTTCAATGCATGTCCAACTGAGGTATCATTTTGCAACTTTGCACTACGTGGAAGAAATCTTCAACTTCATCCTATACAG ATGATGTCGGTTCATGAAGTGGTAAAAAACTCATCCTATGAAGCATCCTTAGGTTGCTTCAACGTGCCTCCAAGGACAACATCTGTATTTGTGGAGCCTCGGAAAACTGAGCAGTATGCTGTCGGAACACCAAATAATTCTTAA
- the LOC123193299 gene encoding pullulanase 1, chloroplastic isoform X1, with the protein MSLLLSSSAHRPTSNVHFYLSLPPSATRHSFPIRRRCTSHSSLAITFRSRRNEALHCCCCSSMPLQISTSSSQDDQKQDCLFSSRAYWVSETTIAWNVDAPDGFCYLYASKAAALSIDYQGIKGEDVRIKLQEDSGGLPANVVEKFPHIRDYRTFKVPPTTDAKSLVKCQLAVATFSSDGKCSDATGLQLPGILDDLFSYDGPLGAVFSEETVSLYLWAPTAQVVCACIYRDPLDENPLEIVPLKEINGIWSIKGPKSWEGCYYVYEVSVFHPSTLQVEKCYANDPYARGLSSDGRRTLLVNVDSDSLKPEGWDRLANEKPDIASFSDISIYELHVRDFSVNDHTVHPDFRGGYLAFTMQDSAGVLHLKKLSNAGITHVHLLPTFQFAGVDDEKEKWKNVDTKVLEKLLPDSTEQQAQITAIQDDDAYNWGYNPVLWGVPKGSYACNPRGPCRTMEFRKMVQALNQIGLRVVLDVVYNHLHGSGPLDENSVLDKIVPGYYLRMNTDGFIENSTCVNNTASEHYMVERLIVDDLLSWAVNYKVDGFRFDLMGHIMKRTMVKAKRALHSLTKEMHGVDGSSIYIYGEGWDFGEVAKNGRGINASQFNICGTGIGSFNDRIRDAMLGGSPFGPPLQQGFVTGLLLQPNGHDHGTVSNQEQMLAAAKDHIQVGLAANLRDYVLTNSNGKEVKGSEVLTYDGTPVAYTLCPTETVNYVSAHDNETLFDIVNLKTPMEISVDERCRINHLATSIIALGQGIPFFHSGDEILRSKSLDRDSYNSGDWFNRLDFTCNSNNWAVGLPPKQKNEHNWPLIRPRLADPSFRPQRSHILAALDNFTEVLRIRYSSPLFRLRTANAIQQRVRFHNTGPPSVPGIIVMSIEDGHDGLPGLTQLDSNYSYIVVIFNACPTEVSFCNFALRGRNLQLHPIQMMSVHEVVKNSSYEASLGCFNVPPRTTSVFVEPRKTEQYAVGTPNNS; encoded by the exons ATGTCTCTGTTGCTATCATCATCTGCTCATCGTCCAACTTCCAATGTTCATTTCTATCTCTCTCTTCCTCCGTCTGCCACGCGTCATTCATTCCCTATACGACGCCGTTGCACCTCTCATTCATCTCTTGCCATCACCTTCCGTAGCAGAAGAAACGAAGCTCTTCACTGTTGTTGCTGCTCCTCTATGCCGCTTCAAATCTCTACCTCATCTTCTCAG gaTGATCAGAAGCAGGATTGTTTGTTTTCCTCAAGAGCATACTGGGTTAGTGAAACTACAATTGCGTGGAATGTGGATGCCCCAGATGGGTTCTGCTATTTGTATGCTAGTAAAGCAGCTGCTTTATCGATTGATTATCAAGGGATTAAAG GTGAGGACGTGAGAATTAAGCTTCAAGAGGACAGCGGTGGCCTCCCAGCAAAT GTGGTTGAAAAGTTTCCTCATATTCGAGATTATAGAACTTTTAAAGTGCCTCCTACTACAGATGCTAAATCGCTCGTCAAATGTCAGTTAGCAGTTGCTACTTTCAGTT CTGATGGGAAATGTAGTGATGCTACTGGTTTACAGTTACCGGGTATCCTGGATGACCTATTCTCATATGATGGTCCTCTTGGTGCTGTTTTTTCAGAAGAAACTGTCTCACTTTACCTTTGGGCGCCTACTGCTCAA GTTGTATGTGCCTGCATCTATCGGGATCCATTAGATGAAAATCCCCTAGAAATTGTCCCGCTTAAGGAGATTAATGGCATTTGGAGTATTAAAGGACCGAAAAGCTGGGAAGGTTGTTATTATGTCTATGAAGTATCTGTCTTCCATCCTAGCACATTGCAAGTTGAAAAATGCTATGCAAATGATCCATATGCTAGAGG GCTTTCATCAGATGGCAGACGAACATTGTTGGTCAATGTTGATTCTGATTCTCTAAAACCAGAAGGATGGGATAGATTGGCAAATGAGAAACCTGATATAGCTTCTTTCTCCGACATAAGTATATATGAGTTACATGTACGAGACTTCAG TGTCAATGACCACACTGTGCATCCTGACTTTCGAGGTGGTTATCTAGCCTTTACCATGCAG GACTCAGCAGGTGTACTTCACCTGAAGAAATTATCCAATGCTGGTATTACTCATGTCCATCTCCTTCCAACCTTCCAGTTTGCTGGTGTTGATGATGAGAAAGAGAAATGGAAGAATGTGG ATACCAAGGTGCTGGAAAAGTTACTGCCTGATTCAACTGAGCAACAAGCTCAAATAACAGCCATTCAAGATGATGATGCATATAACTGGGG gtacAATCCTGTTCTATGGGGGGTTCCTAAGGGAAGCTATGCTTGCAACCCACGAGGTCCTTGCCGTACAATGGAGTTCAGAAAGATGGTTCAg GCACTTAACCAAATTGGCCTTCGTGTTGTGTTGGATGTTGTCTACAATCATTTACATGGAAGTGGGCCTTTGGATGAGAATTCTGTTCTTGATAAG ATTGTGCCAGGTTACTATCTGAGAATGAACACTGATGGTTTTATTGAGAACAGTACATGTGTAAATAACACCGCTAGCGAGCATTATATGGTTGAGCGCTTGATTGTTGATGATCTTTTGTCTTGGGCAGTTAATTATAag GTTGATGGGTTCCGGTTTGACCTTATGGGTCATATAATGAAGAGAACAATG GTGAAAGCAAAAAGAGCACTTCATAGCCTGACAAAGGAAATGCATGGAGTGGATGGTTCAAGTATCTATAT ATATGGTGAAGGATGGGACTTTGGTGAAGTTGCTAAAAATGGACGTGGCATAAATGCTTCTCAATTCAATATATGTGGGACTGGAATTGGGAG TTTTAATGATCGAATTCGTGATGCAATGCTTGGTGGATCTCCATTTGGCCCTCCTCTTCAACAGGGATTTGTTACTGGTTTATTGCTGCag CCCAATGGTCATGACCATGGCACAGTATCTAATCAAGAACAAATGCTTGCTGCTGCAAAGGACCACATCCAG GTTGGGTTGGCTGCAAACTTGAGAGATTATGTACTTACTAATTCTAATGGGAAAGAG GTTAAAGGATCTGAAGTTCTAACTTATGATGGGACACCTGTTGCTTATACATTATGCCCCACGGAGACA GTTAATTATGTTTCTGCTCATGACAATGAAACCCTATTTGACATTGTGAACCTTAAG ACCCCAATGGAAATATCTGTTGATGAGAGATGCAGGATAAATCATTTGGCGACAAGTATAATTGCACTCGGACAG ggAATACCCTTTTTTCATTCTGGTGATGAAATCCTACGCTCAAAATCACTTGACCGTGATTCATACAATTCTGGTGATTGGTTCAACAG gtTAGATTTTACTTGCAATTCAAACAATTGGGCTGTGGGCCTTCCTCCTAAACAGAAAAACGAACATAATTGGCCATT AATAAGACCAAGATTGGCTGATCCATCTTTCAGGCCTCAAAGGAGTCACATCCTTGCAGCATTGGATAATTTTACAGAAGTATTACGTATTCGGTACTCTTCTCCACTTTTTCGTTTGAGGACAGCGAATGCTATCCAG CAACGGGTACGTTTTCATAACACTGGTCCACCATCAGTCCCTGGTATTATAGTGATGAGCATTGAAGATGGTCATGACGGCCTCCCTGGGTTAACCCAATTGGATTCGAA CTATTCATACATTGTGGTAATCTTCAATGCATGTCCAACTGAGGTATCATTTTGCAACTTTGCACTACGTGGAAGAAATCTTCAACTTCATCCTATACAG ATGATGTCGGTTCATGAAGTGGTAAAAAACTCATCCTATGAAGCATCCTTAGGTTGCTTCAACGTGCCTCCAAGGACAACATCTGTATTTGTGGAGCCTCGGAAAACTGAGCAGTATGCTGTCGGAACACCAAATAATTCTTAA
- the LOC123192466 gene encoding uncharacterized protein LOC123192466, which produces MEEQCSPLGWEYCYPEEGIEELRRLYRTWELEATILSAKEEIERREIELIHLKDVLNKSIKERNEAQTQCQKLMLENLLLQEKLQKQQQQQQEAAARVLSRTSSIENESTPSDFFKNQNMNLSPIANPVSSELPPEALNLAAERPLPEKGKLLKAVMEAGPLLQTLLLAGPLPQWQHPPPQLDSIEIPPVAISSSPSPRLRHHQASFNSPTAGCLSKKRGLEFNEMRLDSSPKYQKVAPIN; this is translated from the exons ATGGAAGAACAATGCAGCCCTCTTGGCTGGGAATATTGCTATCCAGAAGAG GGAATTGAAGAGTTAAGGCGTTTGTACAGAACTTGGGAGCTGGAGGCGACAATTTTGTCAGCTAAGGAGGAAATCGAAAGGCGAGAAATTGAACTCATCCATCTCAAAGACGTGCTGAATAAATCCATCAAAGAGAGAAACGAAGCACAAACGCAATGCCAAAAGCTGATGCTGGAGAACCTTTTGCTGCAAGAaaagcttcaaaaacaacagcagcagcaacaaGAAGCTGCGGCTCGGGTACTCTCGCGCACATCAAGCATCGAAAATGAGTCAACACCCAGTGACTTCTTTAAGAATCAAAACATGAATTTGTCTCCAATTGCAAATCCAGTTTCATCAGAATTGCCACCAGAGGCCTTGAATTTAGCGGCGGAGAGGCCATTGCCGGAGAAAGGCAAATTATTGAAGGCAGTAATGGAAGCGGGGCCACTTCTGCAGACTCTTCTCCTGGCGGGGCCTCTTCCACAGTGGCAGCATCCCCCGCCGCAGCTCGACTCCATCGAAATTCCACCGGTGGCGATAAGTTCTTCCCCTTCGCCGCGGCTTCGACACCACCAGGCCTCCTTCAACAGTCCAACAGCCGGTTGTTTAAGCAAGAAAAGGGGTCTTGAGTTCAACGAAATGAGGCTTGATTCTTCCCCAAAGTACCAAAAAGTTGCCCCCATAAATTAA